A single genomic interval of Pseudorasbora parva isolate DD20220531a chromosome 21, ASM2467924v1, whole genome shotgun sequence harbors:
- the LOC137056488 gene encoding zinc finger MYM-type protein 1-like, with product MQRVVAVTCMLGKQGLSFRGHDETAESHNKGNFMECMGLLQQFDPFLQHYIPPSNSTCLSPASQNEMIECCSKEVTANIIKEMQNVKNKKESKMFAIMADEARDGYTEQLAICVRYVIEGTVKERFLSLTELRSFDAKSITEALERKLEEDGISQLKCVAQTYDGAAVMSGATGGVQSLFREKHPEAIYAHELNLVLCHTCRGITEATEFFSLLESLYSFFSCSLVSHHKFKEAQTKLGLQPRELVQLSNTRWACQLNTVNAVLDNLPAVIDCLSAINTATAVGLKTKICKFSFVYLLTLFKDLLSVVAGLHKYLQKETIDLPQAVAYKDAVCDFLKQKRSDPTAADIYARAKTLCEVNHIVVEEQLSGQRQKKKRMDDFVVETACGVHRSISTDDEQIKTKLLYPCLDRMVTELENRFSAVNVALLQGIQAFSPVSDNFLSEPHLAELAHHYNIDLKTEEVMVARYFLTRKKQAGAAPQDMISVYNLLDLILDLACRPVRNLLLGEFLI from the coding sequence ATGCAACGTGTTGTGGCTGTGACCTGCATGTTGGGGAAGCAAGGGCTATCATTCAGGGGTCATGATGAAACAGCAGAAAGTCATAATAAGGGCAATTTCATGGAATGCATGGGACTTTTGCAGCAGTTCGATCCTTTCTTGCAGCATTACATACCCCCATCAAACAGCACCTGCCTCTCCCCAGCCAGTCAGAATGAAATGATAGAATGCTGCTCAAAAGAGGTGACAGCAAATATTATCAAAGAAATGCAAaatgtcaaaaataaaaaagagtcAAAAATGTTTGCCATTATGGCAGATGAGGCAAGAGATGGATACACTGAACAGCTAGCAATCTGTGTGAGGTATGTCATCGAGGGCACAGTGAAAGAGAGATTCCTGTCCCTGACAGAGCTGAGAAGTTTTGATGCTAAGTCAATAACAGAAGCATTAGAGAGGAAATTAGAAGAAGATGGAATTTCTCAATTGAAGTGTGTTGCTCAGACATACGATGGGGCAGCAGTGATGAGTGGAGCAACTGGAGGTGTTCAATCTCTTTTCAGGGAGAAGCACCCTGAGGCTATATATGCCCATGAGTTGAATCTCGTCTTGTGCCACACCTGCAGAGGGATTACTGAGGCCACAGAGTTCTTTAGCCTGCTGGAAAGTCTGTATTCATTTTTTAGTTGCTCCCTGGTCAGCCATCACAAGTTTAAAGAAGCACAAACAAAACTGGGATTGCAACCACGTGAATTGGTGCAGCTGTCCAACACACGGTGGGCTTGCCAGCTTAACACAGTGAATGCTGTGCTTGACAATTTGCCTGCCGTCATAGATTGTCTCTCTGCCATCAACACAGCTACTGCAGTGGGGTTGAAAACAAAAATCTGCAAATTCTCATTTGTGTATTTGTTGACTCTTTTCAAGGATCTCTTATCTGTAGTGGCAGGCTTGCACAAATACCTCCAAAAAGAGACAATTGACCTTCCTCAAGCAGTGGCATACAAAGATGCTGTGTGTGACTTCCTAAAGCAGAAACGCAGTGATCCCACTGCTGCAGATATATATGCCAGAGCAAAGACATTGTGTGAAGTTAATCACATTGTAGTTGAGGAGCAACTTTCTGGCCAGagacagaagaaaaaaagaatggaCGATTTTGTTGTCGAAACAGCTTGCGGTGTGCATAGAAGTATCAGCACAGATGACgaacaaattaaaacaaaattactaTATCCATGTCTGGATAGAATGGTAACTGAATTAGagaaccgtttttctgctgtaaatgtAGCACTGCTTCAAGGTATTCAAGCATTTAGTCCAGTATCTGATAATTTCCTGTCTGAGCCACATTTAGCAGAACTGGCACACCACTACAACATTGATCTAAAGACAGAGGAAGTCATGGTAGCAAGGTACTTTTTGACACGCAAAAAGCAAGCTGGTGCTGCTCCACAGGACATGATTTCAGTTTATAACCTGCTGGATTTAATCCTGGACCTGGCCTGTAGACCCGTTCGCAATTTGTTGTTGGGGGAATTTCTCATTTGA